The following proteins are encoded in a genomic region of Funiculus sociatus GB2-C1:
- a CDS encoding 2OG-Fe dioxygenase family protein, with the protein MQTLSEVKNLAYAMMFTLHKVKSVNIEEFKPFFTNLPVDPYIKGNYRFRRLSRFKVLGDELIKLPHGYLFQSKKHNPLLGDIKREFAELDDDMIKLEDFKKLVLAFIDYCQLDKQAVEIGVHQIRTTCSQDNYGNPAPEGIHRDGTDFVGIFSVDRNNIQGGETELYKSKKESPVFHKILNPGDLLLVNDDEFFHYTTPIQPLVSGEGTRDVFVLTCPSLLKD; encoded by the coding sequence ATGCAAACGCTATCTGAAGTCAAAAACTTGGCTTATGCCATGATGTTTACTTTGCACAAAGTCAAGTCAGTAAACATTGAGGAGTTTAAGCCATTCTTTACCAATCTTCCTGTTGACCCTTATATCAAAGGTAATTATCGCTTTAGACGATTGTCTCGCTTCAAAGTATTGGGGGATGAGTTAATCAAGCTGCCTCATGGCTACTTGTTCCAAAGCAAAAAACACAATCCATTATTAGGAGACATTAAAAGAGAGTTTGCCGAACTCGATGATGACATGATAAAACTTGAGGATTTTAAAAAGCTGGTGTTGGCTTTTATTGATTACTGTCAACTCGACAAACAAGCTGTTGAAATTGGAGTTCATCAAATCAGAACTACCTGTTCACAGGATAATTATGGAAACCCAGCGCCTGAAGGCATTCATAGAGATGGCACTGATTTTGTCGGAATATTTTCTGTGGATAGGAACAATATTCAAGGTGGGGAAACCGAACTGTATAAATCCAAAAAGGAGAGTCCAGTTTTTCATAAAATCCTCAATCCAGGGGACTTGCTATTAGTCAATGATGACGAGTTTTTTCACTACACTACTCCTATCCAACCGCTAGTTTCTGGTGAAGGTACGCGAGACGTGTTTGTTCTGACTTGTCCAAGTTTACTGAAAGATTAA